One Nocardia sp. BMG111209 DNA segment encodes these proteins:
- a CDS encoding NAD(P)-dependent alcohol dehydrogenase yields the protein MRTRAAVLRDPTAPYSVEEIELADPRDDELIVRVTGVGMCHTDMIPRLLPPGIFPLPMVLGHEGAGVVEAVGRGVTAVRPGDHVVLSFESCGACERCHRGEPSYCHHFDLLNTSGKRRDESAGAVSATGEQIAARWFGQSSFAEHAVATARNVVRVDPDLPLSLLGPLGCGIQTGAGSVLLEMGVRPGETIAVFGAGAVGLSAVMAAALVNAGAIIAVDVNPARRELALELGAITALDGADPEIAARIRDLTGGGVNYALDTTAIPSVIVTALSSLAVRGFCGLVGVGLEEIPLNPYLLGNGRSMSYLLEGSAVPQVFIPQLIELWRRGRFPFDRLVRTYPFADIDKAEADSRAGLTVKPVLLTSDEGSL from the coding sequence ATGCGTACTCGCGCCGCGGTGCTGAGAGACCCCACGGCCCCCTATTCGGTCGAGGAGATCGAGTTGGCGGATCCCCGGGACGACGAACTGATCGTCCGGGTGACCGGCGTCGGGATGTGCCACACCGACATGATTCCCCGCCTGCTGCCGCCGGGAATCTTCCCGCTGCCGATGGTGCTCGGGCACGAGGGCGCGGGGGTCGTCGAGGCGGTCGGCCGCGGCGTGACCGCGGTCCGGCCCGGCGATCACGTGGTGCTGAGTTTCGAGTCGTGCGGTGCGTGCGAGCGCTGCCACCGCGGGGAGCCGTCCTACTGCCACCATTTCGACCTGCTGAACACCTCGGGTAAGCGCCGGGACGAGTCCGCGGGTGCGGTCTCCGCGACCGGGGAGCAGATCGCGGCCCGCTGGTTCGGTCAGTCGAGTTTCGCCGAGCATGCCGTGGCCACCGCGCGCAATGTCGTGCGGGTCGATCCCGATCTGCCGCTGTCGTTGCTGGGGCCGTTGGGCTGTGGCATCCAGACCGGTGCGGGGTCGGTGCTGCTGGAGATGGGTGTGCGGCCCGGTGAGACGATCGCCGTCTTCGGCGCGGGGGCCGTCGGCCTGTCCGCGGTCATGGCGGCGGCGCTGGTCAACGCCGGCGCGATCATCGCCGTCGACGTCAATCCGGCGCGCCGGGAGCTGGCGCTGGAACTCGGGGCGATCACTGCCCTCGACGGCGCGGATCCCGAGATCGCCGCGCGGATCAGGGATCTCACCGGCGGCGGGGTGAACTACGCCCTCGACACCACCGCGATCCCGAGCGTGATCGTCACCGCGCTGAGTTCGCTTGCGGTGCGCGGCTTCTGCGGTCTGGTCGGGGTGGGGCTCGAGGAGATCCCGCTCAATCCCTATCTGCTCGGCAACGGCCGGTCGATGTCGTATCTGCTCGAGGGCAGCGCGGTGCCGCAGGTGTTCATCCCGCAGCTGATCGAGCTGTGGCGGCGCGGCAGATTCCCGTTCGACAGGCTCGTGCGGACCTATCCGTTCGCCGATATCGACAAGGCCGAGGCCGATTCCCGGGCCGGACTGACCGTGAAGCCGGTTCTGCTCACCTCCGACGAAGGGTCGCT